The following proteins are encoded in a genomic region of Dioscorea cayenensis subsp. rotundata cultivar TDr96_F1 chromosome 8, TDr96_F1_v2_PseudoChromosome.rev07_lg8_w22 25.fasta, whole genome shotgun sequence:
- the LOC120267308 gene encoding uncharacterized protein LOC120267308, translating into MGVPVDPLEWQISQDTTNSIFACLANTIGAAESILRVAPTGHDKRLFFKVIAIMYLLASLGRLALGAIVAYAGTKMLTRQWMYNRNLPGRQGLTNKFILGVDEFIQFAINQDDSYKNGENIRCLCFKCKNRRFLHPNDVTLHLYRRGFRECYWNWTCHGEEVFPISEELNEVDDQTSYHIAQEDEQMTWDQRMIYDCLRSHVPPMHESHCYDEASPSVQPPLDESVSGLQSDEISQLSNRFFDILKAADQPLYVGCENHSKLSFVARMLSIKSDANMSEANFNTMVTAIKEVLPSDNTMPTDYYHHRKTMNELGLPVVKIDACKNGCMLYWKSDANEVFLQIL; encoded by the exons ATGGG GGTACCTGTGGATCCTCTTGAATGGCAGATTTCTCAGGATACAACCAATAGTATTTTTGCCTGCCTGGCTAATACAATCGGGGCAGCTGAATCTATCTTGAGGGTTGCTCCAACAGGCCATGACAAAAGGCTATTCTTTAAG GTGATTGCTATTATGTATCTCCTAGCATCATTGGGAAGATTGGCATTAGGAGCCATTGTTGCATATGCTG GAACAAAAATGTTGACAAGGCAGTGGATGTATAATCGGAATCTACCAGGAAGACAAGGATTGACCAATAAATTCATTCTTGGGGTTGATGAATTTATTCAATTTGCAATTAATCAAGATGACTCATATAAAAACGGCGAAAATATTAGGTGTctttgtttcaagtgcaaaaatagGAGATTCCTTCATCCAAATGATGTCACTTTGCATTTGTATCGCCGGGGGTTTAGAGAGTGCTATTGGAATTGGACATGCCATGGTGAAGAAGTATTCCCAATTAGTGAAGAGCTTAATGAGGTTGATGATCAGACTTCATATCATATAGCACAGGAGGATGAGCAGATGACTTGGGATCAAAGGATGATATATGATTGTCTTCGTTCTCATGTTCCACCAATGCATGAATCTCATTGTTATGATGAAGCTAGTCCAAGTGTGCAACCACCATTAGATGAGTCAGTTTCGGGTTTGCAGAGTGATGAAATAAGTCAATTGTCTAACAgattttttgatatattaaaagCTGCTGATCAACCCCTATATGTGGGCTGTGAGAATCACTCTAAGTTGTCTTTCGTTGCTAGGATGTTATCTATCAAATCTGATGCTAATATGTCTGAGGCTAATTTCAATACCATGGTCACCGCTATTAAGGAGGTTCTTCCATCAGATAACACAATGCCGACTGATTACTACCATCATAGAAAAACTATGAACGAATTGGGTTTACCCGTGGTTAAAATTGATGCTTGCAAAAATGGTTGCATGTTGTACTGGAAGAGTGATGCTAATGAAGTTTTTTTGCAAATTCTGTAA
- the LOC120267309 gene encoding glycine-rich RNA-binding protein 1-like — IPDPARSFYKPGNNLGGNYGGGYGGGYGGPNGGYNKGGGGGGYGCGYGAEYGGPNGGYNKGGVVIPSVVCSEPGPCYKKRLACPAKCFSYYSRSGRNYGGGGGGGGCAIDCEKNCVAYC; from the coding sequence ATTCCGGACCCAGCTCGTTCATTCTACAAACCTGGCAACAACTTGGGGGGAAACTATGGTGGTGGTTATGGTGGTGGATATGGTGGACCGAACGGGGGATACAACaagggtggtggtggtggtggataCGGTTGTGGATATGGTGCTGAATATGGTGGACCGAACGGGGGATACAACAAGGGTGGTGTTGTTATTCCGAGTGTGGTGTGCTCGGAGCCAGGACCTTGTTACAAGAAAAGGTTGGCCTGCCCAGCAAAATGCTTTAGCTACTACAGTAGGTCTGGGAGGAACTATGGCGGTGGcggaggtggtggtggttgcGCTATTGATTGTGAGAAGAATTGTGTGGCCTACTGTTAA